Proteins from one Eubalaena glacialis isolate mEubGla1 chromosome 8, mEubGla1.1.hap2.+ XY, whole genome shotgun sequence genomic window:
- the RNF148 gene encoding RING finger protein 148, with translation MSLLRITPSIHSSVSSRLLRLSIFLLLSLPDSKGKAIWTAHLNITFQVGNQIISELGESGVFGNHSPLERVSGVVVLPEGWNQNACNPMTNFSRPERADSWLALIERGGCTFTHKINVAAEKGANGVIIYNYPGTGNKVFPMSHQGTENMVAVMIGNLKGMELLHLIQKGFYVTIIIEVGRMHLPWLSHYVMSLFTFLGATVAYLFLYCAWRPRVPNSSTRRRRQIKADVKKAIGQLQLQVLKEGDKELDPDENNCVVCFDIYKPQDVVRILTCKHFFHKACIDPWLLAHRTCPMCKCDILKT, from the coding sequence ATGAGCCTACTTAGAATTACTCCTTCAATTCATAGTTCTGTTTCATCTCGACTGTTGAGGCTTAGCATCTTTCTACTACTTAGCCTTCCTGACTCAAAAGGAAAAGCCATTTGGACAGCCCACCTGAATATAACGTTTCAGGTGGGAAATCAGATTATATCAGAATTAGGAGAGAGTGGAGTGTTCGGGAATCATTCTCCTCTGGAAAGGGTGTCTGGTGTGGTGGTACTTCCTGAAGGATGGAATCAGAACGCTTGTAACCCTATGACCAATTTCAGCAGGCCTGAGCGAGCAGACTCTTGGCTGGCCCTCATTGAACGGGGAGGCTGTACTTTCACACACAAAATCAACGTGGCAGCAGAGAAGGGAGCAAATGGGGTGATCATCTATAACTATCCAGGTACGGGCAACAAAGTATTTCCCATGTCTCACCAGGGAACGGAAAATATGGTCGCAGTGATGATAGGCAACCTGAAAGGCATGGAACTTTTGCACTTGATTCAGAAAGGATTCTATGTGACGATCATCATTGAAGTGGGGAGAATGCACTTGCCCTGGCTGAGCCATTATGTCATGTCTCTGTTTACCTTTCTGGGTGCCACAGTGGCCTACCTGTTCCTGTACTGTGCCTGGAGACCTCGAGTGCCCAATTCTTCCACCAGGAGGCGAAGACAGATAAAGGCAGATGTGAAGAAAGCTATTGGGCAGCTTCAACTGCAAGTGCTCAAAGAAGGGGATAAGGAACTAGATCCAGATGAAAACAATTGTGTTGTTTGCTTTGACATATACAAGCCTCAAGATGTAGTACGTATTTTAACTTGCAAACATTTTTTCCATAAGGCATGCATCGACCCCTGGCTTTTAGCCCATAGGACATGCCCCATGTGCAAGTGTGACATTCTGAAAACTTAA
- the RNF133 gene encoding E3 ubiquitin-protein ligase RNF133, producing MHLLKIGTRRNNTASSWLMKFSFLWLLSQHCCRASAVWTAYMNISFHVGNRMLSELGETGVFGRSSALKRVAGVIVPPEGKMQNACNPSTSFSRSKNSETWLALVERGGCTFTQKIKVAVEKGASGVIIYNLPGTGNQVFPMSHQAFEDIVVVMIGNLKGMEILHLIQKGVHVTVMIEVGRKHIIWMNHYFVSFVIVTTATLAYFIFYHIRRLWVARIQNRRWQRLTTDLQKACGQLQLRVLKEGDTEVCPNGDSCVVCFELYKPNDTVRILTCKHFFHQNCIDPWILAHGTCPMCKCDILKALGIQVDVEDGPESLQVLMLNELPGTLSPREEGTNNELPPAGRSNKVTHVEEEKHPTSQNDGPSNSVAADVHPPP from the coding sequence ATGCATCTACTCAAGATTGGCACTCGGAGAAACAACACTGCCTCTTCCTGGCTCATGAAATTCAGTTTCCTTTGGCTGCTTAGCCAGCACTGTTGCAGAGCCAGCGCTGTTTGGACTGCTTACATGAACATATCATTTCACGTTGGGAATCGCATGTTGTCAGAGTTGGGGGAGACTGGAGTGTTTGGAAGAAGCTCTGCTCTGAAGAGAGTGGCGGGAGTTATCGTGCCTCCAGAGGGAAAAATGCAAAATGCATGTAACCCCAGTACCAGTTTCAGCAGATCGAAGAACTCGGAGACATGGCTTGCACTTGTTGAACGGGGAGGCTGTACCTTCACGCAGAAGATCAAGGTGGCTGTGGAGAAGGGAGCCAGTGGAGTGATCATCTATAACTTACCAGGAACTGGCAATCAGGTTTTTCCCATGTCTCATCAGGCGTTTGAAGACATCGTTGTGGTGATGATTGGTAACTTGAAAGGCATGGAGATTTTGCATTTAATTCAGAAGGGAGTTCACGTTACAGTCATGATTGAGGTGGGAAGAAAACACATCATCTGGATGAATCACTATTTTGTCTCTTTTGTGATCGTCACAACTGCTACACTAGCGTATTTCATCTTTTATCATATTAGAAGACTTTGGGTAGCAAGGATTCAGAACAGGAGATGGCAGCGGTTAACAACTGATCTCCAGAAAGCATGTGGCCAGCTTCAACTTCGGGTACTTAAAGAGGGGGACACGGAAGTATGTCCAAATGGAGATAGCTGTGTAGTTTGCTTTGAACTCTATAAGCCTAATGATACAGTTCGTATTCTGACTTGTAAACATTTTTTCCACCAGAACTGCATTGACCCCTGGATTCTAGCCCATGGGACATGCCCCATGTGCAAATGTGACATTCTTAAAGCTTTGGGGATTCAGGTGGATGTTGAAGATGGACCAGAATCTTTGCAAGTTCTAATGTTGAATGAATTGCCTGGTACCCTATCACCTCGTGAAGAGGGCACAAATAATGAACTTCCTCCTGCAGGAAGGTCAAATAAAGTGACCCACGTGGAGGAGGAGAAACACCCTACTTCTCAGAACGATGGCCCGTCTAATTCAGTAGCAGCAGACGTTCATCCTCCACCTTGA